A window of Coregonus clupeaformis isolate EN_2021a chromosome 28, ASM2061545v1, whole genome shotgun sequence contains these coding sequences:
- the LOC121542455 gene encoding CD81 antigen — translation MGVEGCTKCIKYLLFFFNFIFWLAGGVVLGVALWLRHDGHTSSLLELKFDGQQAPTTFLNSVHILIAVGAVMMVVGFLGCYGAIQESQCLLGTFFACLVILFACEVAAGIFGFMHKDSISKELITFYDNVYDNSLANTLTDQDKKQAAAAVLKVFHETLDCCGRGISNPFTTLFTQGLTDICPKTVSASTSDCHVKIKELFNEKVYLIGIAALIVAIIMIFEMTFSMVLCCGIRNSPVY, via the coding sequence ATGGGAGTCGAAGGCTGCActaaatgtatcaaatacttgcttTTCTTCTTCAACTTCATCTTCTGGCTCGCAGGAGGTGTGGTCCTGGGCGTGGCACTATGGCTTCGACATGACGGCCACACCAGCAGCCTGCTAGAGTTGAAGTTTGACGGCCAACAAGCACCAACCACCTTCTTAAACAGTGTTCACATCCTGATCGCTGTTGGCGCGGTGATGATGGTTGTCGGGTTCCTCGGCTGCTATGGTGCCATTCAGGAGTCTCAGTGTCTTCTTGGAACATTCTTTGCCTGCTTGGTGATCCTGTTCGCTTGTGAGGTGGCAGCTGGAATCTTTGGATTCATGCACAAAGATTCGATTTCCAAAGAGCTGATTACCTTCTACGACAATGTGTATGACAACTCTCTAGCAAACACTTTAACAGACCAGGACAAGAAACAGGCTGCCGCTGCTGTGCTGAAGGTCTTCCATGAGACATTGGATTGCTGTGGTAGGGGCATCAGCAACCCGTTCACTACGTTATTCACCCAAGGTTTGACAGACATCTGCCCCAAGACAGTCTCCGCTTCCACTTCAGACTGTCATGTGAAAATCAAGGAGCTCTTTAATGAGAAGGTTTACCTGATTGGTATCGCTGCCCTGATAGTTGCTATTATTATGATCTTTGAGATGACCTTTAGCATGGTCCTGTGCTGTGGGATCCGCAACAGCCCGGTGTACTAA